From the Syngnathus typhle isolate RoL2023-S1 ecotype Sweden linkage group LG22, RoL_Styp_1.0, whole genome shotgun sequence genome, the window CCAAGAATCCTCCGAAACCGGGTCCATTCATACTTGGAGATGGTCCTGAGGAGAAATAGGGAAATGTTAGGACTTACATTTCATCTCAACTGCGATGAGAGCCAAATGATAGTTTGAGTCCATACCTGGTATTTGAACAACGTTATTCACAATGGAAGACATTTTGCCACGACTGTTTGCACTGCTGGCTGCCATCTCACCAGAGTGAGGGCTTTGCTGGTTGTGATTTGGAAAAAGGAATCTGCTTTGAGGTTTAACTCGAATATTTTGAACATTGTTAGAAGGGATGTAACTAAATTCTGCAGAGTTCTGAGGAACTGGAATGTGAGGAGCATTACCAGGCCTCTGGTACCGGTTGGTCTGGAACGTGTAATATGGGCCCGAACGCCGATGTCCCTCATTGGGCTGCTGCTTTGAGGTCCACCGAGGGACGTTTGGCTTTATGAACTCTCTTTGGCTTACAGGTGCCCAGTTCCGTCTTGGAGCAGAGCTTTCCGGACGAAAACTTGACACGGAGTAGTCGTACCCTTGCGATGGCTGAAAGCGGCGCTGTGTTAAGTAGTCGTACTTGAAAGGAAATCCTTTTTCTTGCCGGTCTTGGTTTGGAGATGTGGCTGGAGGAGGTGTTGGAATGTCCTCATTGGGTGGCGCTTCCGTTTGCTGACTCGGGAGTTTGAGCTGTATCTCGTTTTGGCGTTCAGGCTTAGACTCAACTTCTGGCACCCGGGCTTGCGCCGTTTCTGATTGGCTAATCATTGCATGTCTAGAAAGTTTCTGTAAACAGTCAGGAGGAAGATTCTTTGGATCTGCGGGGAAAATAGTCATTCATTAAATTTTATATTGCAAATGTACTTCGACAAAACGGACCTGTGAGGCTTCCGAAAACGTCGATTGACCCAAATCCAGTAGTTTGAGCTCTGGAGACCCGATCCACCGTCAGTCTGTTAATTCCACTTAGCGGATAAAAGCACCTCACGGTTAAcctttaaaaagaaattaaaaaatatatatagtcaGAGATCTTGGAAATAATTAGCATAATAGTTTAGTCTGCCTTTACTTGAACTGAGAATCTCTGGAGATGAAATTGGAGCCATCTGCAATGAGCCGTCTGTCGTGAAGGATCTCGTTCTCGTAAAGCATGTAGTCTCCAACCTGATGGATGCAAGCGTTGACATCAGGGGGGCGCTCTGCTTCTAAAGCCAGCATCCAATTGAAAGTACCATGGTCCTGGTACCACACGAGTCCAGCTTGAACTGGAAAAGGACCCGAGTGGCGTCCGTCTCTTTGGGTCGGCAGGTAGGGTCCAGTAGGGTGGTTCTTCCCGGATGCACTGTGGGCCAGGTCGCCGTGGGAGTCGTCACCACCGTGACTATGCCATCCGCGGAACATACTAACAGCACAagcagatgtaaaaaaaataaaataatggatACCACTTGAGGACAAGTCAAAGTTAGCATAGCTTACCTATCATGTCTTCAGTTTTGAAGAAACAGCGTTTGGATGTGGACGTCTGAACCGCCAGAGTTTTAGTATCTCGAAGAAGAAGTGCGAACGTCCCATAAAAGTTGGACAGGTTGATGTCCTGAAAcagcacacacaaaataagtcATAAGACATTTATGGCTCACACGTTTGCTCCACCAAGTCCACTTACGTCATAAGTGTAGCCGATGGAAAAGACGGGAACTTCCAAAACGATTTGTTGACTGTCATTGAGGAATTTGTAGCCTCTTTGAGCGGCCAGTTGTGGAGTCAGCGGCTCCTGGTCGACGCCCACCTCCCAGAGGGACTCCGCTCCGGGGGGCACGGCCACGCTGAAGACCATTCCTCGGTCCAAACACTGAGCCGCGATCTTTGGTGGATCTTTCAGATGGCAGGTGTAAGTCACGTGGTTTTCAGGAATGGCAGAATGAAGTTTGCCCTCTTACATGCGCTCAAGACTTGGGCTATGATCAAGGTGTGATGATAGTAGGACTCCTTCTCGGGCATTTTGGTCAAAGTGAAGTTGACGTCGATGGCGTATTGGACCAAACCTTCCCCCATGTACTGTTGGAAGGCAAGTTTTGGGTTTTCCCACCACTTTTGAATGATGTAGAATTCTTACCATCCTCCGAACAGCAGCATTGGTAAAGGCAAGGTGGAGTTCGTAAGCTCGGCTGCCGTTGAGATGCACGACGGGGGTGACGACCAGTCCACCTTCCGTTGCCTCCAGCGCCATCTGCTTGTGATTCACTTGGACCTTTTCTAAAATGACATCACTGGGAACGTTGCCCAGATAAATTCCAAACACGCCCTTGTCGATGTCCGTGTCTGCAGGAAGACAAGTCGGACGTTGTTAGCATTAGCTTGATTGGGGCTAACGCCAACGTGGCGGAAGACTTACGGTTAAGGCTGAAAGGTGGCCGACAGAGCTGCGGGGTTTCGAGGACCCTGACGAGTCGGACTTTTGTTTCAACGTGTCCACCGTCTTGATACTCAGCCAGGAACTGATGTTCATACAGTAGAGAAATCACAAACGTCTCCTTGTACATGTTGTTGACCACCAAactctggggggaaaaaaaatacagccaAGTGTTGAAGCGACGGCCGGTGCTAGTCTGAAACTGTCGAGTTTACCTTTTTGTAGCCGCCCTCAGCGCCAAAGGGTACCGAGATTCGGACCAGCTGTTCTTGTTGGAGCAGACTGAAACCCTTAGCAGCGGCGCTCATCTCGTCCAGCATCACACCGTCCACCTCCAGACGCCGCTTCAGACTTTTAAACGCCGCTCCCTCGTCGAGGAGAGGCCTGGGCACTCTGGGGACATCCCACACCAGCCGGACGCCGTCAAAAGAAGCCGAATCTGAAACGCAAGAGATGCAGCTATTTGTTCCCAATACTTGGCAGACCCCGCCCCTTTTGATGAAGACTTACTGACTGTGCAGGCCATGGACATGTCAATCATCACCACCATCAGCTGCGTCTTATAGAAGAGAAAAACGCCAATCGACGCGACGGGGACACCATCCACCTGAGGATTCAAATAGTCAACATTTCAGTTTGTTGATCTTGCAAAGGATCCAAATGAGCAACCAGAATCCCAAGTACTTGGATCAGCTGGGCCTTGGCGGTTTTGTAGGGAGCTCGAAGCACCGCCCTCTTGGCGGTCAGGCTCAAAGTGTAACCTCGGCTCTCCGCTTCCGCCATTGACAGCGAGGTCAGATGGCCATCAGCTTCCAGGAACATCAGCTGAGAAGCCCAGCTGGCTGTTTTCAGAGCCTGCTGCACACAAGTCAAATTTAGCCATTTGGGTCAACACGAGGCAGCCATCTTGGCATCGAGAGTGACCTGGGAAAGGGCCGCGTGCTCAGTTTGTCCGACTGGTCCCGGCTGGGCGCCGCACGAAGCCTCCCGCTGGACATTCACCTGACGACAAAGACGTGTGAGCTGCACAGCCAAGGCCTCAACTAGACCACCTTCTTACCTCCATGTAGTCCTCCTCGCACATGATCTCCCGCTGGACAAAGCTCAGACCAGAACACACGGCTGAAATAGATTGGCTCATCCACTCGGAACCACCGTCGCTCACCATCACATTAAATTGGAAGGTGAACGCTTGGTCATcctgacaaaaataataaaataaaatcaacctcCTGTTACGAGAGTCTGGATAGGGCAAAGCCACGCTACCTGGATCAGAGTAAAGCAGGAGTAGTACGAAGCTCTGAAGGTTGTGAAACCACCCGCCTTGAAGGTGCTAATGGTGTAGCCACAGCGCGAGCCCAGCGAACTGCTGATGGGATGCACGCCATTGGGATCTAGGTCGGCGTGGAGAAAGGGGTCACGGGGTCAACCTTTGCACCGGTGCAATGGGGCTCAATGTGTGGACTGACCTATGGCCTCAAACTGGACCGTCTGTTTGGAGAGCACGTGAAGCCATAGATAGCCATCCCGACAGGCCCACTCAACTAGATTtgtgggaaaaaataaaaaataaattgagtaaaaaaaaaagaataaagtcataaatcaggaaaaaaaaaaaattataattttttttttaaattaaaaacaaagtcCTCCTTTCATGAAAGACAAAATCCAAACATTTTAAGCGATTTAGTAAATTGTCGAAGGTAAATCGGATTTACCTTCAACTGTTGCTTTAGCCAAGCAGAGAAAAGTGAGAAAAGCGATCCTGGAAACAAAAAGCAGTCCATTGTCTCGCTTGCACAGCAATTGAAAAATCCCAAAATGATCTCAACTCACCCAAAGAAGACAGCGGCCGTCCTCATCTTGCAATGAACTCAACTCGCATTGAGCTTAAGTTCTACCTGTGCGGCCATGTTGGGTTAATAAAGAGTAGGCAAACTAACTGCACCTGGCGCTGATTGCACTTTTGTGGGTGTGTCCTCCTCAGGTCCAGCAAAAACTCCTCTGCTCGGTTCCGGTTTCCACACCAACGTCGGCAAAGAATCCCGAGCGCAGACGCTTCTAAGcggtgagcttttttttttcttccattttcacttgtcttttatttttcatcttgACCTTTTTTGTGCGTGTATCAGGGAGGCGTCAGATCCATCACCTTGGCAACCAGCTGCAGCTCAACCAGCACTGCCTGGACACGGCCTTCAACTTCTTCAAGATGGTGGTCAGCAGACACCTGACGCGCGGACGCAAAACCGAACACATCATCGCGGCTTGCCTCTACCTGGTGTGTCGCACCGAGGGGACACCACGTATCCCATCATGCCGTGCGGCGGCGCCCGCTTTGTGTCTTGCCTTGTTCTCCTGTGTAGCTTCTTGAACCCTTCGTCAGATATGTTGCTGGATCTGAGCGACCTGCTGCAGGTAAAAGCCACGTCAGGGCAAGAAGAAGACCACAAAAGTATTTCCAAAGCTGACAACTTTATGACGTGTGTGTAGGTGAATGTTTACATCCTGGGGAAAACGTTCTTGTTGTTGGCTCGGGAACTCTGCATCAACGCTCCCGCCATTGGTGAGGAGCTCTTGAGCTTcagccttcttgtttttagcaCATTGGTTCTCCAACGTTAGCGCTCcatcatgtgtttttttttgttccgttTGATGATTGGTTCAGATCCGTGTCTGCTGATCCCTCGCTTCGCTCACATGTTGGAATTCGGGTTGAAGACTCACGACGTCTCCATGACGGCTCTTCGGCTAGTTCAGAGGATGAAGCGGGACTGGATGCACACGGGCCGCCGACCCTCTGGACTGTGTGGCGCCGGTAcaatagcttaatgctaacgtaTCACGCGAAATGCCATAGACGGGCTAATGAAATGAGCGTCGCTATTAATTGCACACATTTTTTGGCTGGCCATCGTCTTCAGCCCTGCTGGTGGCGGCCCGCATGCACAAGTTCCGGCGTACGGTGAAGGATGTCATCGGGGTGGTCAAAGTGTGTCAGGCCACCCTGAGGAAGAGGTGAGGCGTCCAGCTCGGCCGACGCTCGTCCGGTCGGCCCTTTTGGACACGGCTCCCCCTCGTCTTGCAGGCTGATGGAGTTTGAGGACACGCCCACCAGTCACCTGACCATCGACGAGTTCATGAAGGTGGATCTGGAGCAGGAATGCGACCCGCCGTCTTTCACCGCCGCTCAGCACAAGAGCAAGATGCAGCAGGTACGTCGTGGTGGTGGTTGTCCGCCCGTCTGTCACCTGCTTCATGTCTGCTGCCTTCCCTCCACAGCTGGAGCGAGAGCTGGCCAAGAAGTTGGACAAGGTTGAAGGTCAGAGCCGAGTGCCGCCGCAGCAAAATTCACTGTGAGTCCCGAGTCCTGCTGACCTTCCCGCCTCCTTCTCTCAGGAGAGATCAGCTGCTACCAAGACCAGATTGAGAGCGAGCTGGAGAAGAGCCGACCCAAACTCCGAGGAATCTACGCCGCCTACGTCCACAAAATGGGTGAGCGAGCGCCCAAATGGGAAGAAGCCTTTTGAAGAACCCGAGTATGAGTACATTTTTTCGCTAGACCCACAGGACAAGGAAATCCCGGCAAACTTGACGCCCGACCCTGAAGATTGTGCCCTCCAAAGCGCCACCCGTCACCTCACACAGAACTTCCTGTGCGAAGTGATGCAAGAGGAGGAAGGGTGGAGCCTGGAGGACCGTGAAGAGCCGCACACGGCGCCGGAGGAGTCCGAGGCGGAGCGAGCTTCACGCCAGCCGCCCTCTGTCGCCATGCTTCTGCAAAGTTCTGCCGCTTTGGACCTCCAGCAAAGCTTCCAGATCTTCAGCAAGGACCACGTGGAGCGCGACATGTCGGGTGAGGCGACCGACCGCTCCGTGTCGTCGTCGGAGACGGCGGAGCGTTATGCACACCTTCTTTTTCGCAGAGGAGGACGAGAATTcagagggcggcgacctggatCTGGACGGTATCGATGAGCTGGAGATCGATAAGGTGAGTTGCTCAATCGATCAAATCCGGCGAAGGAGGATTGTGACCACAGCTGGCGTGTGTCCTTCCTTCAGTACATCCTGAGTGACAAAGAGGTCCAAGTGAAGACGCAGCTGTGGATCCAGCAGAACCAAGAATACCTGCAAGAGCAGAAAGGTtcttcacatacacacacacacagtcaacaACTCGTGATTGACTGGTGGCTGGATTTCAGAGAAAGAAGAACGAATTCAAAAAGAGAAGGAACTGGGAACGTACAAGGAGGTTTGTCTTCTCCGCCGGGCGTTACGGGAAGCGCCGGGGTCCTGACGGCTCGTCTCTTTGCAGCCCAAGAcgtccaagaagaagaagaagaaagacaacGGCATCCACGCGGCCACGGCGGGCGAAGCCATCCAGAAGATGTTGGTGAAGAAGAAGATCTCCGCCAAGATCAACTACGACGTCCtcaaagacctcaacggtggccAGACGGCCAGCGAAGGCAGCGGCGCTCCTGAAGAGGCCGCCCCCGAAGTCCCCATCACACCTGCGAGAAAAAGACGCCGTCGCAAGAAGCCGCACAACGACATCATCTTGGACATGGCAAGCCGCTCCAGCTTCATGGGCAAGAGGTgacaattaaaaatgaataagaATAATTGTCCCGTTGAGCAGTCAATCACAACAGCGTGTTTCTAATTTGGTGCAGGCTGGGCCCGCTCATCTCAGGACCACCAAAAAAGAAAGGTCCGTCCAAGGTGAGTTCCTCAGCTGCTCTCAACTTACATCAGGTCAGTATTGAGGACATTTCACATCGATTTGAATAAATGTGTCAAACatgggcaaaaaaacaacaacatttgaatTTACCTGAAATTGACCTGAACGTGACCTTGCAGGTTGTTTCCGTGACGACGGACACCGCGACGGCAGAACAGCAGCCTGGACCAGAACCTGAATCTGATGTGCAGTCCAGCGGCCTCAGCATGGAGGAGAGGGAGAACCAGGAGAAGgttgaagatgaagaggaggaggaggaaaaggatgaagaggaggaggacgaatGTGTCAGCGCTCTGCAGCTTGCTAAACGTCAGCAACCGATTCAATTGTTAAATTCCACTTTGGCGACTCATTGATTgatgattttgtattttttgtgtgcTTTAGATTTCGGCTGtttggcagaggaagaggaggacatCTAGCTTTTAAACTTTTTGTATAGCTTTTAAACCATGTAAATAGGAAATATCATGAATTTGGACTGCAAGACGCAGAATGAAAACCCCGTCCAGGACCAGAACATGCTTGTTGACTTCTTATCATGCGTCCACGTCCCCTTTTGTTAATACGGCGTTCGTCCAACCTGGTcaatcaaaacaaagaaaataaattccaTATTAGTTTcttctgtttttaaaaaaatatatattcattgCACAGGCGCCTTGAGAGACGGGTCTACTCTGTAATATTGTAATAAAGTGAtttgtaatattgttttttttttaattacatgaaTAGTCGTGGCGCAGTGTTTGGTTGCGTGACCCTGTAGGACTACATTACCCAGCAACCCCCGCTTGAGGGCGTGACCTCTTCACACCGGAAGTGCagcttgttggtttttttttttgctccagtaAACAAACCATCCCGGATCGGAGGTGGTCCACAGAACGCAACATTCAGCATCTGCTGCGTTGTCCTGATCGGGATTTGTGCGGACGTGTCATGAAAGCAGACCCGACGCAGCTAGCCCGCTAATCAGTTAGCTTGTTGCTTCGTTCTCCTTTATTGCGGAAATAATGAAGAGTCGAGCAGATGAGGAAGACTATTGGAACACATCCAAGTTTAAAGCGTTCACCTTCGATGATGAAGACGACGAGGTGAGACTCCTGTCCAACGTCACT encodes:
- the LOC133146592 gene encoding transcription factor IIIB 90 kDa subunit-like — protein: MSTRLCRTCGGVDIDVDQARGSAVCTGCGSVLEDNIIVSEVQFVEGSGGVSSAVGQFVSTDGPAKTPLLGSGFHTNVGKESRAQTLLSGRRQIHHLGNQLQLNQHCLDTAFNFFKMVVSRHLTRGRKTEHIIAACLYLVCRTEGTPHMLLDLSDLLQVNVYILGKTFLLLARELCINAPAIDPCLLIPRFAHMLEFGLKTHDVSMTALRLVQRMKRDWMHTGRRPSGLCGAALLVAARMHKFRRTVKDVIGVVKVCQATLRKRLMEFEDTPTSHLTIDEFMKVDLEQECDPPSFTAAQHKSKMQQLERELAKKLDKVEGEISCYQDQIESELEKSRPKLRGIYAAYVHKMDPQDKEIPANLTPDPEDCALQSATRHLTQNFLCEVMQEEEGWSLEDREEPHTAPEESEAERASRQPPSVAMLLQSSAALDLQQSFQIFSKDHVERDMSEEDENSEGGDLDLDGIDELEIDKYILSDKEVQVKTQLWIQQNQEYLQEQKEKEERIQKEKELGTYKEPKTSKKKKKKDNGIHAATAGEAIQKMLVKKKISAKINYDVLKDLNGGQTASEGSGAPEEAAPEVPITPARKRRRRKKPHNDIILDMASRSSFMGKRLGPLISGPPKKKGPSKVSSSAALNLHQVVSVTTDTATAEQQPGPEPESDVQSSGLSMEERENQEKVEDEEEEEEKDEEEEDECVSALQLAKHFGCLAEEEEDI
- the LOC133146591 gene encoding uncharacterized protein LOC133146591 isoform X2 — translated: MGEGLVQYAIDVNFTLTKMPEKESYYHHTLIIAQVLSAYPPKIAAQCLDRGMVFSVAVPPGAESLWEVGVDQEPLTPQLAAQRGYKFLNDSQQIVLEVPVFSIGYTYDDINLSNFYGTFALLLRDTKTLAVQTSTSKRCFFKTEDMIVCSADGIVTVVTTPTATWPTVHPGRTTLLDPTCRPKETDATRVLFQFKLDSCGTRTMVGDYMLYENEILHDRRLIADGSNFISRDSQFKLTVRCFYPLSGINRLTVDRVSRAQTTGFGSIDVFGSLTDPKNLPPDCLQKLSRHAMISQSETAQARVPEVESKPERQNEIQLKLPSQQTEAPPNEDIPTPPPATSPNQDRQEKGFPFKYDYLTQRRFQPSQGYDYSVSSFRPESSAPRRNWAPVSQREFIKPNVPRWTSKQQPNEGHRRSGPYYTFQTNRYQRPGNAPHIPVPQNSAEFSYIPSNNVQNIRVKPQSRFLFPNHNQQSPHSGEMAASSANSRGKMSSIVNNVVQIPGPSPSMNGPGFGGFLAPVLSWSRGASALSGPVKDTPVLSVQELGARDSDEKVMDGNMGSTASQMPSGVKSRRSNQKNCLSMSDEYEANVHHGIIRGMEGFEQEAVEKGQMG
- the LOC133146591 gene encoding uncharacterized protein LOC133146591 isoform X1; the protein is MVVMIDMSMACTVNSASFDGVRLVWDVPRVPRPLLDEGAAFKSLKRRLEVDGVMLDEMSAAAKGFSLLQQEQLVRISVPFGAEGGYKKSLVVNNMYKETFVISLLYEHQFLAEYQDGGHVETKVRLVRVLETPQLCRPPFSLNHTDIDKGVFGIYLGNVPSDVILEKVQVNHKQMALEATEGGLVVTPVVHLNGSRAYELHLAFTNAAVRRMYMGEGLVQYAIDVNFTLTKMPEKESYYHHTLIIAQVLSAYPPKIAAQCLDRGMVFSVAVPPGAESLWEVGVDQEPLTPQLAAQRGYKFLNDSQQIVLEVPVFSIGYTYDDINLSNFYGTFALLLRDTKTLAVQTSTSKRCFFKTEDMIVCSADGIVTVVTTPTATWPTVHPGRTTLLDPTCRPKETDATRVLFQFKLDSCGTRTMVGDYMLYENEILHDRRLIADGSNFISRDSQFKLTVRCFYPLSGINRLTVDRVSRAQTTGFGSIDVFGSLTDPKNLPPDCLQKLSRHAMISQSETAQARVPEVESKPERQNEIQLKLPSQQTEAPPNEDIPTPPPATSPNQDRQEKGFPFKYDYLTQRRFQPSQGYDYSVSSFRPESSAPRRNWAPVSQREFIKPNVPRWTSKQQPNEGHRRSGPYYTFQTNRYQRPGNAPHIPVPQNSAEFSYIPSNNVQNIRVKPQSRFLFPNHNQQSPHSGEMAASSANSRGKMSSIVNNVVQIPGMDSNYHLALIAVEMKCKS